One part of the Schistocerca piceifrons isolate TAMUIC-IGC-003096 chromosome 2, iqSchPice1.1, whole genome shotgun sequence genome encodes these proteins:
- the LOC124776215 gene encoding kinesin-like protein KIF20B isoform X3, whose translation MMRKISAANDVDAVYLDRASYLESRLMGRPICRVNPKNILPLLEESEKESFPKVYLRIKPSGNCSDASKFTVTDEMTLTADVSSESVVNCSLKSVGNTVKHQYKFSKIFGPKSTQKQLFRETCLQPLKCFLRGENCLLFAYGATNAGKTYTIQGTTENPGIIPQSINMIFSALKGRLCTDCQYKPYRLENVIRLDEAKQQEELSVRDHLLGCTVPLNNLYPLESAVVSNLKTNVDFSSPSFQAMKSHLDEVILNLEDEKSVTFSLWVSFYEIHNEVIYDLLDISSGCDVKRKPLSLGYVNGLAYIKDIHQVYVSSPDEAYRIYLTGKNNLQKAATALNTDSSRSHCVFSIKMVRVLNSENPQPVKVSVFSCVDLAGTERVKKTLNVGNRLRESQNINTSLYVLGRCLSIIRDNQRSQRKMRVPFRDSKLTQVFQYALTGNQGIAMIVNITFDPVMYLETVNVLKFSALARQILVEPQNTSCMNSTSMLNSKASLMKCNDTLTASFVTQVNDCNHLPIIKKLQQQLERECESSRELARQLESEKQRAREIDAHVREELTAEFSLLLQRTEDFWQKQVKSATEDEVDMGNFRIQQLRDFYEKKLKNAQDEVKLLHAQLKETKKSFKQEIDLLKSQLEVQNTDGGDLVDTLRKQLAALTKELHNKNVENQVLTEKIEEAKEDFIMLEENRKSLLQELGMDNSSLVERIGSHVSHHGDVDDSSDDVDDCDVKTEMTEEENDSLEQNSIDSIEACDVISQDDSDIVVIDD comes from the exons ATGATGCGTAAAATTTCTGCTGCGAATGACGTCGACGCAGTTTATTTAGATAGG GCATCATATCTGGAGTCAAGACTGATGGGAAGGCCCATATGCCGGGTGAATCCAAAGAACATACTTCCTCTTTTGGAGGAATCTGAGAAGGAAAGTTTTCCAAAAGTGTATCTGAGAATAAAACCAAGTGGAAACTGCAGTGATGCATCAAAATTCACTGTTACTGATGAAATGACATTAACAGCAGATGTTTCCTCTGAATCTGTTGTAAATTGTAGCCTTAAGTCAGTGGGTAATACTGTTAAACACcaatacaaattttcaaaaatttttggtcCTAAATCAACTCAAAAGCAGTTGTTCAGAGAAACATGTTTACAACCATTAAAATGTTTCTTAAGAGGAGAGAACTGTCTACTGTTTGCATATGGGGCAACTAATGCTGGAAAAACCTATACTATACAGGGGACAACTGAGAATCCTGGAATCATACCACAATCAATAAACATGATATTTAGTGCTCTTAAAGGAAGACTGTGTACTGACTGCCAGTATAAGCCATACAGACTGGAAAATGTGATTCGCCTGGATGAAGCAAAGCAACAAGAGGAACTCAGTGTTAGGGATCATTTGCTTGGATGTACAGTGCCACTGAATAATTTGTATCCCTTGGAGTCAGCTGTTGTTAGCAATTTAAAAACAAATGTAGACTTCAGTTCCCCATCATTTCAGGCTATGAAATCACATTTGGACGAGGTTATTCTGAACCTAGAAGATGAGAAGAGTGTAACATTCAGCTTGTGGGTATCCTTCTATGAGATACATAATGAAGTAATATATGACCTATTGGACATTTCAAGTGGCTGTGATGTAAAAAGGAAGCCACTTTCTTTAGGTTATGTGAATGGTTTGGCGTATATTAAAGACATTCACCAAGTTTATGTGTCATCACCAGATGAAGCTTACCGGATATATTTAACTgggaaaaataatttacagaaagctGCCACAGCATTAAATACAGATTCTAGCAGATCTCACTGTGTGTTTTCTATAAAAATGGTGCGTGTATTGAATTCAGAGAACCCTCAACCAGTGAAAGTAAGTGTTTTTTCTTGTGTCGATTTAGCAGGTACAGAAAGAGTGAAAAAAACTCTTAATGTAGGAAATCGGTTAAGAGAATCTCAAAATATAAACACGTCTCTGTATGTGTTAGGTAGATGTCTGTCGATTATTAGGGATAATCAGAGGTCACAACGAAAAATGAGGGTGCCATTTAGAGATTCAAAACTGACGCAGGTATTCCAGTACGCATTGACTGGAAATCAAGGCATTGCAATGATAGTAAACATTACTTTTGATCCAGTGATGTATCTTGAAACAGTTAATGTTTTAAAGTTTTCTGCACTTGCAAGGCAAATTTTAGTTGAACCACAAAATACTTCATGTATGAATTCTACGAGTATGCTGAATAGTAAAGCTAGCCTGATGAAGTGCAATGACACACTTACTGCATCTTTTGTGACTCAGGTAAATGACTGCAACCATTTACCGATTATCAAGAAGTTGCAGCAGCAGCTAGAAAGGGAATGTGAAAGTAGCAGAGAACTTGCAAGGCAGTTGGAGTCTGAAAAGCAGCGAGCCAGGGAGATTGATGCCCATGTGCGTGAAGAACTTACAGCAGAATTTTCTTTGTTACTGCAGAGAACTGAAGATTTCTGGCAGAAACAAGTGAAGTCTGCTACTGAGGATGAAGTAGACATGGGGAACTTTCGCATACAACAGTTAAgagatttttatgaaaagaaatTGAAGAATGCACAAGATGAAGTGAAACTCTTGCATGCGCaactgaaagaaacaaaaaaatcattCAAACAAGAAATAGACCTATTAAAATCACAACTTGAAGTGCAGAACACAGATGGAGGAGATTTGGTTGATACTTTAAGGAAGCAGTTGGCAGCACTAACAAAGGAACTTCATAATAAAAATGTGGAAAATCAAGTGCTAACTGAAAAGATTGAAGAGGCAAAAGAGGATTTCATTATGTTGGAAGAAAACAGAAAATCTCTTCTGCAAGAGCTGGGTATGGACAATAGCTCATTAGTTGAAAGAATTGGTTCACATGTTTCTCATCATGGTGATGTTGATGACAGTTCTGATGATGTTGATGATTGTGATGTAAAGACAGAAATGACTGAAGAGGAAAATGACAGTTTGGAACAAAACTCAATAGACTCAATAGAAGCATGTGATGTAATTAGTCAGGATGACAGTGATATTGTGGTAATTGATGACTAA
- the LOC124776215 gene encoding kinesin-like protein KIF20B isoform X2, with amino-acid sequence MRLLSVQLLTRAFAGRMCYASYLESRLMGRPICRVNPKNILPLLEESEKESFPKVYLRIKPSGNCSDASKFTVTDEMTLTADVSSESVVNCSLKSVGNTVKHQYKFSKIFGPKSTQKQLFRETCLQPLKCFLRGENCLLFAYGATNAGKTYTIQGTTENPGIIPQSINMIFSALKGRLCTDCQYKPYRLENVIRLDEAKQQEELSVRDHLLGCTVPLNNLYPLESAVVSNLKTNVDFSSPSFQAMKSHLDEVILNLEDEKSVTFSLWVSFYEIHNEVIYDLLDISSGCDVKRKPLSLGYVNGLAYIKDIHQVYVSSPDEAYRIYLTGKNNLQKAATALNTDSSRSHCVFSIKMVRVLNSENPQPVKVSVFSCVDLAGTERVKKTLNVGNRLRESQNINTSLYVLGRCLSIIRDNQRSQRKMRVPFRDSKLTQVFQYALTGNQGIAMIVNITFDPVMYLETVNVLKFSALARQILVEPQNTSCMNSTSMLNSKASLMKCNDTLTASFVTQVNDCNHLPIIKKLQQQLERECESSRELARQLESEKQRAREIDAHVREELTAEFSLLLQRTEDFWQKQVKSATEDEVDMGNFRIQQLRDFYEKKLKNAQDEVKLLHAQLKETKKSFKQEIDLLKSQLEVQNTDGGDLVDTLRKQLAALTKELHNKNVENQVLTEKIEEAKEDFIMLEENRKSLLQELGMDNSSLVERIGSHVSHHGDVDDSSDDVDDCDVKTEMTEEENDSLEQNSIDSIEACDVISQDDSDIVVIDD; translated from the exons ATGCGCTTGCTGTCTGTACAGTTATTGACCAGAGCCTTTGCTGGAAGGATGTGTTAT GCATCATATCTGGAGTCAAGACTGATGGGAAGGCCCATATGCCGGGTGAATCCAAAGAACATACTTCCTCTTTTGGAGGAATCTGAGAAGGAAAGTTTTCCAAAAGTGTATCTGAGAATAAAACCAAGTGGAAACTGCAGTGATGCATCAAAATTCACTGTTACTGATGAAATGACATTAACAGCAGATGTTTCCTCTGAATCTGTTGTAAATTGTAGCCTTAAGTCAGTGGGTAATACTGTTAAACACcaatacaaattttcaaaaatttttggtcCTAAATCAACTCAAAAGCAGTTGTTCAGAGAAACATGTTTACAACCATTAAAATGTTTCTTAAGAGGAGAGAACTGTCTACTGTTTGCATATGGGGCAACTAATGCTGGAAAAACCTATACTATACAGGGGACAACTGAGAATCCTGGAATCATACCACAATCAATAAACATGATATTTAGTGCTCTTAAAGGAAGACTGTGTACTGACTGCCAGTATAAGCCATACAGACTGGAAAATGTGATTCGCCTGGATGAAGCAAAGCAACAAGAGGAACTCAGTGTTAGGGATCATTTGCTTGGATGTACAGTGCCACTGAATAATTTGTATCCCTTGGAGTCAGCTGTTGTTAGCAATTTAAAAACAAATGTAGACTTCAGTTCCCCATCATTTCAGGCTATGAAATCACATTTGGACGAGGTTATTCTGAACCTAGAAGATGAGAAGAGTGTAACATTCAGCTTGTGGGTATCCTTCTATGAGATACATAATGAAGTAATATATGACCTATTGGACATTTCAAGTGGCTGTGATGTAAAAAGGAAGCCACTTTCTTTAGGTTATGTGAATGGTTTGGCGTATATTAAAGACATTCACCAAGTTTATGTGTCATCACCAGATGAAGCTTACCGGATATATTTAACTgggaaaaataatttacagaaagctGCCACAGCATTAAATACAGATTCTAGCAGATCTCACTGTGTGTTTTCTATAAAAATGGTGCGTGTATTGAATTCAGAGAACCCTCAACCAGTGAAAGTAAGTGTTTTTTCTTGTGTCGATTTAGCAGGTACAGAAAGAGTGAAAAAAACTCTTAATGTAGGAAATCGGTTAAGAGAATCTCAAAATATAAACACGTCTCTGTATGTGTTAGGTAGATGTCTGTCGATTATTAGGGATAATCAGAGGTCACAACGAAAAATGAGGGTGCCATTTAGAGATTCAAAACTGACGCAGGTATTCCAGTACGCATTGACTGGAAATCAAGGCATTGCAATGATAGTAAACATTACTTTTGATCCAGTGATGTATCTTGAAACAGTTAATGTTTTAAAGTTTTCTGCACTTGCAAGGCAAATTTTAGTTGAACCACAAAATACTTCATGTATGAATTCTACGAGTATGCTGAATAGTAAAGCTAGCCTGATGAAGTGCAATGACACACTTACTGCATCTTTTGTGACTCAGGTAAATGACTGCAACCATTTACCGATTATCAAGAAGTTGCAGCAGCAGCTAGAAAGGGAATGTGAAAGTAGCAGAGAACTTGCAAGGCAGTTGGAGTCTGAAAAGCAGCGAGCCAGGGAGATTGATGCCCATGTGCGTGAAGAACTTACAGCAGAATTTTCTTTGTTACTGCAGAGAACTGAAGATTTCTGGCAGAAACAAGTGAAGTCTGCTACTGAGGATGAAGTAGACATGGGGAACTTTCGCATACAACAGTTAAgagatttttatgaaaagaaatTGAAGAATGCACAAGATGAAGTGAAACTCTTGCATGCGCaactgaaagaaacaaaaaaatcattCAAACAAGAAATAGACCTATTAAAATCACAACTTGAAGTGCAGAACACAGATGGAGGAGATTTGGTTGATACTTTAAGGAAGCAGTTGGCAGCACTAACAAAGGAACTTCATAATAAAAATGTGGAAAATCAAGTGCTAACTGAAAAGATTGAAGAGGCAAAAGAGGATTTCATTATGTTGGAAGAAAACAGAAAATCTCTTCTGCAAGAGCTGGGTATGGACAATAGCTCATTAGTTGAAAGAATTGGTTCACATGTTTCTCATCATGGTGATGTTGATGACAGTTCTGATGATGTTGATGATTGTGATGTAAAGACAGAAATGACTGAAGAGGAAAATGACAGTTTGGAACAAAACTCAATAGACTCAATAGAAGCATGTGATGTAATTAGTCAGGATGACAGTGATATTGTGGTAATTGATGACTAA
- the LOC124776215 gene encoding kinesin-like protein KIF20B isoform X1 encodes MRLLSVQLLTRAFAGRMCYVLFHSKAASYLESRLMGRPICRVNPKNILPLLEESEKESFPKVYLRIKPSGNCSDASKFTVTDEMTLTADVSSESVVNCSLKSVGNTVKHQYKFSKIFGPKSTQKQLFRETCLQPLKCFLRGENCLLFAYGATNAGKTYTIQGTTENPGIIPQSINMIFSALKGRLCTDCQYKPYRLENVIRLDEAKQQEELSVRDHLLGCTVPLNNLYPLESAVVSNLKTNVDFSSPSFQAMKSHLDEVILNLEDEKSVTFSLWVSFYEIHNEVIYDLLDISSGCDVKRKPLSLGYVNGLAYIKDIHQVYVSSPDEAYRIYLTGKNNLQKAATALNTDSSRSHCVFSIKMVRVLNSENPQPVKVSVFSCVDLAGTERVKKTLNVGNRLRESQNINTSLYVLGRCLSIIRDNQRSQRKMRVPFRDSKLTQVFQYALTGNQGIAMIVNITFDPVMYLETVNVLKFSALARQILVEPQNTSCMNSTSMLNSKASLMKCNDTLTASFVTQVNDCNHLPIIKKLQQQLERECESSRELARQLESEKQRAREIDAHVREELTAEFSLLLQRTEDFWQKQVKSATEDEVDMGNFRIQQLRDFYEKKLKNAQDEVKLLHAQLKETKKSFKQEIDLLKSQLEVQNTDGGDLVDTLRKQLAALTKELHNKNVENQVLTEKIEEAKEDFIMLEENRKSLLQELGMDNSSLVERIGSHVSHHGDVDDSSDDVDDCDVKTEMTEEENDSLEQNSIDSIEACDVISQDDSDIVVIDD; translated from the exons ATGCGCTTGCTGTCTGTACAGTTATTGACCAGAGCCTTTGCTGGAAGGATGTGTTATGTATTGTTTCACTCCAAAGCA GCATCATATCTGGAGTCAAGACTGATGGGAAGGCCCATATGCCGGGTGAATCCAAAGAACATACTTCCTCTTTTGGAGGAATCTGAGAAGGAAAGTTTTCCAAAAGTGTATCTGAGAATAAAACCAAGTGGAAACTGCAGTGATGCATCAAAATTCACTGTTACTGATGAAATGACATTAACAGCAGATGTTTCCTCTGAATCTGTTGTAAATTGTAGCCTTAAGTCAGTGGGTAATACTGTTAAACACcaatacaaattttcaaaaatttttggtcCTAAATCAACTCAAAAGCAGTTGTTCAGAGAAACATGTTTACAACCATTAAAATGTTTCTTAAGAGGAGAGAACTGTCTACTGTTTGCATATGGGGCAACTAATGCTGGAAAAACCTATACTATACAGGGGACAACTGAGAATCCTGGAATCATACCACAATCAATAAACATGATATTTAGTGCTCTTAAAGGAAGACTGTGTACTGACTGCCAGTATAAGCCATACAGACTGGAAAATGTGATTCGCCTGGATGAAGCAAAGCAACAAGAGGAACTCAGTGTTAGGGATCATTTGCTTGGATGTACAGTGCCACTGAATAATTTGTATCCCTTGGAGTCAGCTGTTGTTAGCAATTTAAAAACAAATGTAGACTTCAGTTCCCCATCATTTCAGGCTATGAAATCACATTTGGACGAGGTTATTCTGAACCTAGAAGATGAGAAGAGTGTAACATTCAGCTTGTGGGTATCCTTCTATGAGATACATAATGAAGTAATATATGACCTATTGGACATTTCAAGTGGCTGTGATGTAAAAAGGAAGCCACTTTCTTTAGGTTATGTGAATGGTTTGGCGTATATTAAAGACATTCACCAAGTTTATGTGTCATCACCAGATGAAGCTTACCGGATATATTTAACTgggaaaaataatttacagaaagctGCCACAGCATTAAATACAGATTCTAGCAGATCTCACTGTGTGTTTTCTATAAAAATGGTGCGTGTATTGAATTCAGAGAACCCTCAACCAGTGAAAGTAAGTGTTTTTTCTTGTGTCGATTTAGCAGGTACAGAAAGAGTGAAAAAAACTCTTAATGTAGGAAATCGGTTAAGAGAATCTCAAAATATAAACACGTCTCTGTATGTGTTAGGTAGATGTCTGTCGATTATTAGGGATAATCAGAGGTCACAACGAAAAATGAGGGTGCCATTTAGAGATTCAAAACTGACGCAGGTATTCCAGTACGCATTGACTGGAAATCAAGGCATTGCAATGATAGTAAACATTACTTTTGATCCAGTGATGTATCTTGAAACAGTTAATGTTTTAAAGTTTTCTGCACTTGCAAGGCAAATTTTAGTTGAACCACAAAATACTTCATGTATGAATTCTACGAGTATGCTGAATAGTAAAGCTAGCCTGATGAAGTGCAATGACACACTTACTGCATCTTTTGTGACTCAGGTAAATGACTGCAACCATTTACCGATTATCAAGAAGTTGCAGCAGCAGCTAGAAAGGGAATGTGAAAGTAGCAGAGAACTTGCAAGGCAGTTGGAGTCTGAAAAGCAGCGAGCCAGGGAGATTGATGCCCATGTGCGTGAAGAACTTACAGCAGAATTTTCTTTGTTACTGCAGAGAACTGAAGATTTCTGGCAGAAACAAGTGAAGTCTGCTACTGAGGATGAAGTAGACATGGGGAACTTTCGCATACAACAGTTAAgagatttttatgaaaagaaatTGAAGAATGCACAAGATGAAGTGAAACTCTTGCATGCGCaactgaaagaaacaaaaaaatcattCAAACAAGAAATAGACCTATTAAAATCACAACTTGAAGTGCAGAACACAGATGGAGGAGATTTGGTTGATACTTTAAGGAAGCAGTTGGCAGCACTAACAAAGGAACTTCATAATAAAAATGTGGAAAATCAAGTGCTAACTGAAAAGATTGAAGAGGCAAAAGAGGATTTCATTATGTTGGAAGAAAACAGAAAATCTCTTCTGCAAGAGCTGGGTATGGACAATAGCTCATTAGTTGAAAGAATTGGTTCACATGTTTCTCATCATGGTGATGTTGATGACAGTTCTGATGATGTTGATGATTGTGATGTAAAGACAGAAATGACTGAAGAGGAAAATGACAGTTTGGAACAAAACTCAATAGACTCAATAGAAGCATGTGATGTAATTAGTCAGGATGACAGTGATATTGTGGTAATTGATGACTAA
- the LOC124776215 gene encoding kinesin-like protein KIF20B isoform X4 — MGRPICRVNPKNILPLLEESEKESFPKVYLRIKPSGNCSDASKFTVTDEMTLTADVSSESVVNCSLKSVGNTVKHQYKFSKIFGPKSTQKQLFRETCLQPLKCFLRGENCLLFAYGATNAGKTYTIQGTTENPGIIPQSINMIFSALKGRLCTDCQYKPYRLENVIRLDEAKQQEELSVRDHLLGCTVPLNNLYPLESAVVSNLKTNVDFSSPSFQAMKSHLDEVILNLEDEKSVTFSLWVSFYEIHNEVIYDLLDISSGCDVKRKPLSLGYVNGLAYIKDIHQVYVSSPDEAYRIYLTGKNNLQKAATALNTDSSRSHCVFSIKMVRVLNSENPQPVKVSVFSCVDLAGTERVKKTLNVGNRLRESQNINTSLYVLGRCLSIIRDNQRSQRKMRVPFRDSKLTQVFQYALTGNQGIAMIVNITFDPVMYLETVNVLKFSALARQILVEPQNTSCMNSTSMLNSKASLMKCNDTLTASFVTQVNDCNHLPIIKKLQQQLERECESSRELARQLESEKQRAREIDAHVREELTAEFSLLLQRTEDFWQKQVKSATEDEVDMGNFRIQQLRDFYEKKLKNAQDEVKLLHAQLKETKKSFKQEIDLLKSQLEVQNTDGGDLVDTLRKQLAALTKELHNKNVENQVLTEKIEEAKEDFIMLEENRKSLLQELGMDNSSLVERIGSHVSHHGDVDDSSDDVDDCDVKTEMTEEENDSLEQNSIDSIEACDVISQDDSDIVVIDD; from the coding sequence ATGGGAAGGCCCATATGCCGGGTGAATCCAAAGAACATACTTCCTCTTTTGGAGGAATCTGAGAAGGAAAGTTTTCCAAAAGTGTATCTGAGAATAAAACCAAGTGGAAACTGCAGTGATGCATCAAAATTCACTGTTACTGATGAAATGACATTAACAGCAGATGTTTCCTCTGAATCTGTTGTAAATTGTAGCCTTAAGTCAGTGGGTAATACTGTTAAACACcaatacaaattttcaaaaatttttggtcCTAAATCAACTCAAAAGCAGTTGTTCAGAGAAACATGTTTACAACCATTAAAATGTTTCTTAAGAGGAGAGAACTGTCTACTGTTTGCATATGGGGCAACTAATGCTGGAAAAACCTATACTATACAGGGGACAACTGAGAATCCTGGAATCATACCACAATCAATAAACATGATATTTAGTGCTCTTAAAGGAAGACTGTGTACTGACTGCCAGTATAAGCCATACAGACTGGAAAATGTGATTCGCCTGGATGAAGCAAAGCAACAAGAGGAACTCAGTGTTAGGGATCATTTGCTTGGATGTACAGTGCCACTGAATAATTTGTATCCCTTGGAGTCAGCTGTTGTTAGCAATTTAAAAACAAATGTAGACTTCAGTTCCCCATCATTTCAGGCTATGAAATCACATTTGGACGAGGTTATTCTGAACCTAGAAGATGAGAAGAGTGTAACATTCAGCTTGTGGGTATCCTTCTATGAGATACATAATGAAGTAATATATGACCTATTGGACATTTCAAGTGGCTGTGATGTAAAAAGGAAGCCACTTTCTTTAGGTTATGTGAATGGTTTGGCGTATATTAAAGACATTCACCAAGTTTATGTGTCATCACCAGATGAAGCTTACCGGATATATTTAACTgggaaaaataatttacagaaagctGCCACAGCATTAAATACAGATTCTAGCAGATCTCACTGTGTGTTTTCTATAAAAATGGTGCGTGTATTGAATTCAGAGAACCCTCAACCAGTGAAAGTAAGTGTTTTTTCTTGTGTCGATTTAGCAGGTACAGAAAGAGTGAAAAAAACTCTTAATGTAGGAAATCGGTTAAGAGAATCTCAAAATATAAACACGTCTCTGTATGTGTTAGGTAGATGTCTGTCGATTATTAGGGATAATCAGAGGTCACAACGAAAAATGAGGGTGCCATTTAGAGATTCAAAACTGACGCAGGTATTCCAGTACGCATTGACTGGAAATCAAGGCATTGCAATGATAGTAAACATTACTTTTGATCCAGTGATGTATCTTGAAACAGTTAATGTTTTAAAGTTTTCTGCACTTGCAAGGCAAATTTTAGTTGAACCACAAAATACTTCATGTATGAATTCTACGAGTATGCTGAATAGTAAAGCTAGCCTGATGAAGTGCAATGACACACTTACTGCATCTTTTGTGACTCAGGTAAATGACTGCAACCATTTACCGATTATCAAGAAGTTGCAGCAGCAGCTAGAAAGGGAATGTGAAAGTAGCAGAGAACTTGCAAGGCAGTTGGAGTCTGAAAAGCAGCGAGCCAGGGAGATTGATGCCCATGTGCGTGAAGAACTTACAGCAGAATTTTCTTTGTTACTGCAGAGAACTGAAGATTTCTGGCAGAAACAAGTGAAGTCTGCTACTGAGGATGAAGTAGACATGGGGAACTTTCGCATACAACAGTTAAgagatttttatgaaaagaaatTGAAGAATGCACAAGATGAAGTGAAACTCTTGCATGCGCaactgaaagaaacaaaaaaatcattCAAACAAGAAATAGACCTATTAAAATCACAACTTGAAGTGCAGAACACAGATGGAGGAGATTTGGTTGATACTTTAAGGAAGCAGTTGGCAGCACTAACAAAGGAACTTCATAATAAAAATGTGGAAAATCAAGTGCTAACTGAAAAGATTGAAGAGGCAAAAGAGGATTTCATTATGTTGGAAGAAAACAGAAAATCTCTTCTGCAAGAGCTGGGTATGGACAATAGCTCATTAGTTGAAAGAATTGGTTCACATGTTTCTCATCATGGTGATGTTGATGACAGTTCTGATGATGTTGATGATTGTGATGTAAAGACAGAAATGACTGAAGAGGAAAATGACAGTTTGGAACAAAACTCAATAGACTCAATAGAAGCATGTGATGTAATTAGTCAGGATGACAGTGATATTGTGGTAATTGATGACTAA